From Solanum stenotomum isolate F172 chromosome 2, ASM1918654v1, whole genome shotgun sequence:
AGCTGCTTGTTACTACCTTTACAGAGGAAGTGCAATTAGAAAAAGCTGAAAACAAATGTTTCCTATTCTATGTTGGATTTGTAATAATAGTGAAATTTTTGTAGCTTTTTgattaagaaattatttattgGTAAAAGAAACCTGATGATCTTGTTTATTGAAACAAGATTTCTGTCACATGCAGATCTTCTTCAGAATTCTCCCTTGTTGATATAATTGGAACTCTGGTTGATCCACAAGATATTTACACATTTTTCTTGGCTACATTTCTTAGGCTGAGCTTAGAGCAAGCGTTTTTGAGGCGATAGAAGAGGAGGATAGGACCATTGAAAAGGACGAAGGCTTGCCTCCTGCACTATTGGGTAGCTGCAATGAGCGTGCGAAGCAACTCCATAATTCCCCTTCAGGTTTATTTTGGGCTTTTACCCCTTTATGTTTTACGGTCatgcttattttttatttgttttgattattgAAGCGTTGTAGATTGTGCACATGTGCTTTCTGTTTTCCTTGCATAATCATCTTACAGTGAATAACACATATAGTTGCTTTAGGATTCTTACAAAACACACTGATGTTTACACATTGAACACCAAATATTACTTTTATGGTAAAATATCTCTTACCATGGCcctttaattttataatcaatGCATAAAGATAGGTGTTTTAGTAGTTAAAGAAGAGTTTAACATTTCATATATCCTCCCATATTGATtccttgtaactttttttttttcccttgcTGAATGCAGGAAGGCTGCTAACGGCACTGATATGTGAATATTTTGACTGGGCTCAGTTAAACCACTCACTTAAAGTTTATTTACCAGAGTGTAATTTGGTAATATTGTACAGCTATAATTAATGAAATCAAACCAATTTGCAtaaattgtcaattattatttcaatttacAAGAGATTTCTTGTTTGCAGCAAAAGGATTCTTGGAAATCAGAGCTAAAAGAATTTAGCAGCAAAAATGGATACGATCTTAACAGGAATGGGGATAGTGGCCCATTGCTTTTGGATGTTCTCGAAGGATTCTTGAAGTATGAGGTTCGATAAACTTCTTATATTAGATAACTTCTAGACATCTATCTGTCAGTTGCTTATGGTATTGTTTATGTTTCTATTAGTAttacaagaagaaaattaaaagaagaaaggCGGGGAGATTATCATTGATAATCGTATGGAACTTGTTTGTTGGGGATACAATTTTATCATCcttgaaaagaataaaagttGAGAAGGATGAATTCAATAATGTAGgaaatatgttaaatatataaatagttcAGTTTGTTAAGAGTGGTTGTCTCGACATCCTCATGCAGTTGTGTCCCTCTCTCCATATGGTATCCAAATTCTcctcgtttttttttttcttctatagaTCGATAAATTGCTTACAAATGCTATGACCAAATGTGGTCCTAGGGGGGAAAACATGTTGCTAGAGGTCCCAAGAAACAAATCACAGAGGAAGATGAAAGTAAATAAGTTGAAAGCATCAAGGCATAATTAGGAGCAGCTCTCTTGATTTACTAGTGATACTGGCCAATAGGACAATAAATATCACTAAGCTTGTTTtatcaaaagagaaaaaagaccATTAagcttaattttattcaacaaaatTTGTTTCTTGGTTCTACTTCAAacacttctttcttttctttgttctgtGAGGTATATCTGCTTCGTGCAATCAATGGTTTGTGTTTGAACCATTAACCTTGCTCAGATGTGATTGACTTAGTAAAGACTAAAGAGCATCCCTATTCTGCAGATGCtggtttaaatttttttaagtgtACACAAGTATGTTAGTATATGAAACTTGCATTTTGTGATGGTTTGACAGTCTCCTGTTCCAGGTGTGGTTAGAGTCTTTAAAATGTTTAAGTAGTTTCATTGAATGATAGTTATATCATTTGCAGTTCACTTTTTCCTGCATTCGAATTGACTATGGTGAATATACAAGTCTATCTAGTAGGAATTAGCATTATGGCAAGCTTTTAAAATCTCTGTCACAGaagttaccagtttcaaaaaaaaatctgtgTCACAGAACTTATCTCAAGGAAGGGGTGCTGGGAGGAGATTGACAACACCAGATGCTGACTCTCTTCCCACTTTAGAAACAAGGAACATGAGGAGGCCTTCTTCATCTTCAGTTGCCGGGGGCTTACCTCCATTGGGAAGGTTTTCACATAAGACACTATTatgtcatctttttttttttgtatttatttatttttctttttggatttgAGATTTTGACTTGAGACCATCTTCATTCCACAGGCCAGGTCCTGCAGCCCAGTCATCTGGTAGGTAGTGTACTTGCTTTATTTGTATTAATTCCTGGATAAATGTTTAATCTTGTTCATATGGTTGCAATTTTAGATAGAAGAGGAGGTTCGTCGGTATCTGGATACAGGAAGGATGAATACAACTGGAGTTATGACAATGATGAACTTGCAGAAGA
This genomic window contains:
- the LOC125856667 gene encoding protein TONNEAU 1a-like; translation: MDDYTREMMDLKTLVTRTLEKKGVLAKIRAELRASVFEAIEEEDRTIEKDEGLPPALLGSCNERAKQLHNSPSGRLLTALICEYFDWAQLNHSLKVYLPECNLQKDSWKSELKEFSSKNGYDLNRNGDSGPLLLDVLEGFLKYENLSQGRGAGRRLTTPDADSLPTLETRNMRRPSSSSVAGGLPPLGRPGPAAQSSDRRGGSSVSGYRKDEYNWSYDNDELAEDVSRASSALENLQLDRKARNLTTSWRHGGDGMSEEDDRGE